One window of Mucilaginibacter inviolabilis genomic DNA carries:
- a CDS encoding ABC transporter ATP-binding protein produces the protein MLSLQHISKYYQVSGLKNFVLNDLSLEIDEGEFVSIMGPSGSGKSSLLNIIGMLDEPSEGYHYFAGHAVHQLKEKQRSALYKQYVGFVFQAYHLIDELTVYENIETPLIYQDFKGAERKAMVADILDRFNIVGKKDLFPAQLSGGQQQLVGIARALIAKPKLLLADEPTGNLNSKQGEEIMELFRKLNKEDGVTIIQVTHSEKNAEYGSRIINLLDGKIESSKQL, from the coding sequence ATGCTATCACTCCAACATATTTCGAAATACTACCAGGTAAGCGGGCTTAAAAATTTTGTTCTTAATGATCTTAGTCTTGAAATTGATGAAGGCGAGTTTGTGTCTATTATGGGGCCCTCGGGTTCGGGTAAATCATCCTTACTTAATATCATCGGTATGCTTGACGAACCATCAGAAGGATACCACTATTTTGCCGGTCATGCAGTACATCAACTGAAAGAAAAACAGCGTTCGGCTTTGTACAAGCAGTATGTTGGCTTTGTTTTTCAGGCATACCATTTAATTGATGAGCTTACCGTTTACGAAAACATCGAAACACCATTAATTTATCAGGATTTTAAGGGAGCTGAGCGTAAAGCTATGGTAGCCGATATATTGGATCGTTTTAATATTGTAGGTAAAAAAGATCTTTTTCCTGCACAATTATCAGGCGGACAACAGCAGTTGGTGGGCATAGCCCGTGCACTGATAGCTAAACCCAAATTGTTACTGGCTGATGAGCCGACTGGCAACCTAAATTCTAAACAAGGGGAGGAGATAATGGAATTATTCCGTAAGCTAAATAAAGAAGACGGGGTTACTATTATTCAGGTAACGCACTCCGAAAAAAATGCCGAATACGGTTCGCGTATCATTAATCTTTTAGATGGTAAAATCGAATCTTCAAAACAACTCTGA
- a CDS encoding TolC family protein, whose amino-acid sequence MTILSAVKTQAQTDTLTTIRQCIDLAIKNNLVVQQNALQMQRLQIGYTQAKENLLPSLNGQVDHSLNSGRSINPFTNSYVTQSYTAGNYSLNASLTLFSGLQNLNAIKQTSLAYQAGKMDFQQAKDQVTINVITAYLLVLDNTELLAQAYNQLDVSKKQVERLEILEKDGANKLPSDLYDLKGTYGDNELNLVNTKNNLEASKLSLVQILNIPYNRNIKLEPISVQDVAKQTGENADQVFDTALKQLAYVKAAELRRQSAEKGVKVAKGALSPTISLFGGITTNYSSAAQNSTVSDSSIVPTKQFVNTPTGKSTVYTTQYDNVYKNIGYYDQFKNNYGTQFGIRLTIPILNYFQNQNKVKLAKINLQESKYIEENTKNVLRQNVEQAYVNMTLAYNRYNVLVEQVKAYKESFRTAEIRFNAGVLTSVDFVVAKNNFDKANINLINARYDCYIYNKVLDYYMGRLSW is encoded by the coding sequence TTGACGATATTATCAGCCGTCAAAACTCAGGCACAAACAGATACCCTAACCACTATACGCCAGTGTATAGATCTTGCTATAAAAAACAACCTGGTAGTACAACAAAATGCCCTTCAGATGCAACGCTTACAGATAGGCTATACGCAGGCTAAAGAGAATTTGTTACCATCATTAAACGGTCAGGTTGATCATAGCCTCAATAGTGGGCGCAGTATCAACCCGTTCACAAACAGCTATGTAACTCAATCATATACAGCTGGCAATTACAGCTTAAATGCCAGTTTAACCCTATTTAGCGGGCTGCAAAACTTAAATGCTATTAAGCAAACGTCATTGGCCTATCAGGCTGGTAAAATGGATTTTCAACAGGCAAAAGATCAGGTAACTATTAATGTGATAACCGCTTATCTTTTAGTATTAGATAATACAGAGCTATTAGCCCAGGCCTATAATCAACTTGATGTATCAAAGAAACAGGTTGAAAGGCTGGAGATATTAGAAAAAGATGGTGCTAATAAATTGCCTTCAGACTTGTATGACCTAAAGGGTACCTATGGTGATAATGAACTTAACTTAGTAAATACCAAGAACAATCTGGAGGCATCGAAACTGAGTCTGGTTCAGATATTGAATATTCCTTATAATAGAAACATAAAACTGGAACCTATAAGTGTGCAGGATGTTGCCAAACAAACCGGTGAAAATGCTGATCAGGTATTTGATACTGCGTTAAAACAACTCGCTTATGTAAAGGCTGCAGAATTAAGACGGCAAAGCGCCGAAAAAGGTGTAAAGGTAGCCAAGGGGGCCTTATCACCTACAATTTCTTTATTTGGCGGAATAACAACTAACTACTCAAGTGCCGCACAAAACTCTACCGTTAGCGATTCATCTATAGTACCAACTAAGCAATTTGTTAATACCCCAACAGGTAAAAGCACCGTTTATACAACACAATATGATAATGTCTACAAAAACATAGGTTATTATGACCAGTTTAAAAATAACTATGGAACGCAGTTCGGTATTAGATTAACTATACCTATTTTGAATTATTTTCAAAACCAAAACAAGGTTAAGCTTGCCAAAATTAATCTGCAGGAATCAAAGTATATAGAAGAAAACACCAAAAATGTTTTACGCCAGAATGTAGAACAAGCTTATGTGAATATGACATTGGCCTATAACAGATACAATGTATTGGTGGAGCAGGTTAAAGCTTACAAAGAATCTTTCAGAACGGCCGAAATCCGTTTTAATGCAGGTGTGCTAACTTCAGTTGATTTTGTAGTAGCTAAAAATAATTTTGATAAGGCCAATATCAATCTCATTAATGCCCGTTACGATTGTTATATTTATAATAAAGTACTTGATTACTATATGGGGCGGCTATCATGGTAA
- a CDS encoding ABC transporter permease codes for MIKNYFKIAWRNMVGNKVYSAINILGLAAGMAVALLIALWVNNEYSYDRFLPNYGQLYQVWRNFNSNGETLTFSSTSLKLADALRNNFPEIEYAAETDGNGSHGLMVGEKKFYLNGSQVGSDFLKMFQYPMLQGNMKDALKDPYSIVLTKATAIALFGSTDVINKTVKVDNKDNLKVTGVLQDLPGNSSFQFKYLIPFAYMEATQPYVKQARSGSFGANAFLIYVKLKAGASYSQLAPKIKNMEKGENNINAKNSEVILQPMHDWHLYNSWKNGVASGGFIEYVRIFSIIGILVLAIACINFINLTTARSEKRAREVGIRKAIGSQRKHLIFQFLTESTIITFIAFLFSLLFVQIALAPFNALTGTTIGIPFQNIAFWLIAIGCVLLTALIAGSRPAFYLSSFNPVKVLKGTIQAGRSASLSRKILVVMQFSCSIALIIGTIVIYRQIQYARNRPSGYNINSLMTTNSNSDLGKNYPALKDELLQSGVVQSITQASSPATDIYLHNNIDHWPGKLAGETVEMGVVFITSDYFKTLGMHVKEGREYTGVASDTLNLIFNEAAVKRLRLKEPLSQIIQYNGNKMKIVGVMKDALMISPFAKADPTMFVYSTFPQDNIIYRLSPNVNPHNAVEKIGQIFSKYNPAYPFTYRFVDDDYNRKFSQEVLIGKLSGIFAGLAIFISCLGLFGLAAYIAEQRTKEIGVRKVLGATVSQLWFLLSKDFVLLVIISCVIASPLALYFLQNWLQKYDYRISIGPGVFLISAVAAIVITLLTISFQAIKAAITNPVKSLRSE; via the coding sequence ATGATCAAAAATTATTTTAAAATAGCCTGGCGCAATATGGTAGGTAATAAAGTTTACAGCGCCATAAATATACTTGGACTGGCTGCCGGGATGGCGGTTGCATTGCTTATTGCCCTTTGGGTAAATAATGAGTATTCATATGACAGGTTTTTACCGAATTATGGGCAATTATATCAGGTTTGGCGTAATTTCAACAGCAATGGTGAAACACTTACCTTCAGCAGTACATCACTGAAGCTGGCCGATGCACTTCGAAATAATTTTCCGGAAATAGAATATGCGGCAGAAACAGACGGCAATGGATCCCACGGCTTAATGGTTGGCGAAAAAAAGTTTTATCTAAATGGTTCGCAAGTAGGAAGCGATTTTTTAAAAATGTTTCAATATCCCATGCTTCAGGGAAATATGAAAGATGCACTTAAAGATCCGTATTCTATTGTACTGACAAAAGCTACTGCAATAGCTCTGTTTGGTTCTACAGATGTTATAAACAAAACAGTAAAAGTTGATAATAAGGATAATTTAAAAGTAACCGGTGTACTACAGGATTTGCCTGGTAATTCGTCTTTTCAATTTAAGTATCTTATCCCCTTTGCATACATGGAGGCAACACAGCCTTATGTAAAACAGGCGCGTAGCGGAAGTTTCGGCGCTAATGCTTTTCTGATATATGTAAAGCTCAAAGCTGGAGCTTCATATAGTCAGTTAGCACCGAAGATAAAAAATATGGAAAAAGGTGAAAATAACATCAATGCAAAAAATTCCGAGGTTATCTTACAACCAATGCATGACTGGCATTTATACAATAGTTGGAAAAACGGGGTAGCCAGTGGGGGCTTTATTGAGTATGTGCGTATTTTTAGTATAATTGGAATTTTGGTTCTGGCAATTGCCTGTATTAACTTTATTAACCTCACAACGGCACGGTCTGAAAAACGTGCCCGGGAAGTTGGTATCAGGAAAGCTATCGGCTCACAACGTAAGCATTTGATTTTTCAGTTTTTGACCGAATCAACCATCATTACATTTATAGCATTCTTGTTTTCGTTACTGTTTGTACAAATAGCATTAGCACCTTTTAATGCTCTTACGGGCACGACTATTGGCATACCTTTTCAAAATATCGCTTTTTGGTTAATAGCTATTGGCTGTGTATTACTTACTGCGCTTATTGCCGGGAGCAGACCCGCATTTTATTTATCGTCATTTAACCCCGTAAAAGTTTTAAAGGGGACAATACAGGCAGGGCGTTCCGCTTCATTGTCAAGAAAGATACTGGTAGTAATGCAGTTTAGTTGTTCTATTGCACTTATCATCGGTACCATAGTCATTTACAGACAGATCCAATACGCACGAAACCGGCCTTCCGGCTATAATATTAATAGTTTGATGACAACCAATTCTAATAGTGACCTGGGTAAAAACTATCCGGCATTAAAAGATGAATTGTTACAAAGTGGTGTTGTTCAAAGTATAACCCAAGCTTCCAGTCCGGCTACTGATATTTATTTACATAATAATATTGATCACTGGCCGGGTAAATTGGCGGGTGAAACTGTTGAAATGGGAGTCGTTTTTATCACCAGTGATTATTTTAAAACCTTGGGCATGCATGTTAAAGAAGGTAGGGAATATACCGGCGTTGCTTCAGATACTTTAAATCTGATATTTAATGAGGCCGCTGTTAAACGCTTAAGATTAAAGGAACCGCTCAGCCAAATTATACAATATAATGGAAACAAAATGAAGATCGTTGGTGTGATGAAAGATGCCTTAATGATCTCACCGTTCGCCAAAGCAGATCCAACCATGTTTGTTTATAGCACTTTTCCGCAGGATAATATCATCTATCGGCTTTCTCCAAATGTAAACCCTCATAACGCCGTTGAAAAAATCGGGCAGATATTTTCTAAATATAATCCAGCGTATCCTTTCACCTATCGGTTTGTTGATGACGATTACAATCGCAAGTTCAGTCAGGAAGTATTAATAGGAAAGTTATCAGGCATATTTGCAGGTCTGGCCATTTTTATATCATGCCTGGGTTTATTTGGACTGGCCGCTTATATAGCAGAGCAACGCACCAAAGAAATTGGTGTGCGTAAGGTTTTAGGGGCAACGGTAAGCCAATTATGGTTCCTGCTCTCGAAAGATTTTGTCTTGTTGGTTATTATCAGTTGTGTTATCGCATCGCCGCTGGCTTTATACTTTTTGCAAAACTGGCTACAAAAATATGATTATCGTATAAGTATTGGCCCTGGCGTTTTCCTTATTTCAGCTGTGGCGGCAATAGTCATTACACTGTTAACCATCAGCTTCCAGGCTATTAAAGCTGCAATAACTAATCCCGTAAAAAGTTTAAGAAGCGAATAA
- a CDS encoding ABC transporter permease, with protein sequence MIKNYLKIAWRNIVNNKVYSAINILGLAAGMAVALIIGLWVVNEYSFDKFLPNYKQLYQVELNFTTQHDGEHTQTAMAIPLVDVMRKEIPGIKYAAETDWVGWQWHSLVVGDKKLYLNGGAAAPDFLKIFQYPFVKGSAKDALTDPYSIVLNESTARALFGNADPINKFIRIDNQQNLKVTGVIKDIPKNATKQFTFLTPFNFKEQTENWMKNARTTWTNNSFNAFVELQPGVTVEQIAPKIKNLVYEHSPQMRPGKPKVILHPLKDWHLYTDFKNGKAVGGFIDYVRMFSIIGILVLLIACINFMNLSTARSERRAREVGVRKAIGSQRSDLITQFLAESVLITFIAFLFSILFVQLALPYFNSLVNSAISIPYANPIFWSSMLIYVLLTGLLAGSRPAFYLSSFNPVKVLKGSIKEGKSASLPRKILVVTQFSCSIALIISTIIVYQQIQHAKDRPTGYNAARLMMTDMSGDLNTKYDALKNDLLASGYVESVAAASSPVTNIYSHMSLDKWPGKSAGDEAVNIAAVFVSDDYFKTLGMTLKEGRDFTHSWTADSTSVILNEAAVKRIGLKNPINQLVSWNGSSVPVRVIGVVKDALMGSPFTPVEPAIFSHGHVANNIMYRLSSNANTQETIKKLTNIFDSYNPAYPYIYQFVDEEYNHKFNLEILVGKLAGIFAGLAILISCLGLFGLAAYVAEQRTKEIGIRKVLGASVAQVWLLLSKDFILLVGISCIIASPVAFYFLQHWLQKYDYRITIGPGVFVLSAAAAIVITLITISFQAIKAALANPVKSLRSE encoded by the coding sequence ATGATCAAGAACTATTTGAAAATTGCATGGCGTAACATCGTCAACAATAAAGTTTATAGCGCCATTAATATATTAGGGTTAGCGGCCGGTATGGCTGTTGCGCTCATTATTGGGTTGTGGGTAGTGAATGAATATTCTTTTGATAAATTCCTGCCCAACTATAAACAGTTATACCAGGTTGAATTAAACTTCACTACTCAGCACGATGGAGAGCATACACAGACTGCTATGGCTATTCCATTGGTTGATGTGATGCGAAAAGAGATACCCGGAATAAAGTATGCTGCCGAAACAGATTGGGTAGGATGGCAGTGGCATTCCTTAGTGGTTGGCGATAAAAAGCTTTATTTAAACGGAGGTGCAGCTGCCCCTGATTTTTTAAAGATATTTCAATACCCTTTTGTTAAAGGCAGTGCTAAAGATGCATTAACCGATCCTTACTCTATTGTTTTAAATGAATCAACTGCCAGAGCTTTATTCGGTAATGCCGATCCGATAAATAAATTCATCCGTATTGATAACCAGCAGAATTTAAAAGTAACGGGTGTAATAAAAGATATCCCTAAAAACGCTACCAAGCAGTTTACCTTTTTAACTCCGTTTAACTTTAAAGAGCAAACAGAAAACTGGATGAAAAACGCCCGTACCACGTGGACAAATAATTCATTCAATGCTTTTGTAGAATTACAGCCTGGTGTAACGGTTGAACAAATCGCGCCTAAAATTAAAAATCTGGTATATGAACATAGTCCTCAAATGAGGCCAGGAAAACCAAAAGTGATTCTACATCCTTTAAAAGATTGGCACTTGTATACTGATTTTAAAAATGGCAAGGCTGTAGGCGGTTTTATCGATTACGTCCGGATGTTCAGCATCATTGGTATATTGGTGTTACTGATTGCTTGTATTAATTTCATGAACCTGTCAACTGCTCGCTCTGAACGAAGAGCAAGGGAGGTAGGGGTGCGAAAAGCAATCGGTTCACAGCGTAGCGACCTGATCACCCAATTTTTAGCCGAATCTGTGCTGATCACTTTCATTGCTTTCTTATTTTCGATATTGTTTGTACAGTTAGCGCTGCCATATTTTAATTCATTGGTTAACAGTGCTATTAGTATACCGTATGCCAATCCAATATTTTGGAGCAGCATGTTAATTTATGTGCTGTTAACCGGTTTACTGGCTGGAAGCAGGCCGGCATTTTATCTATCCTCATTTAATCCGGTGAAGGTTTTAAAAGGCTCTATCAAAGAAGGGAAATCGGCATCACTACCTCGTAAAATATTGGTGGTAACGCAGTTCAGCTGCTCTATTGCCCTAATCATCAGTACAATCATTGTGTACCAGCAAATACAACACGCCAAAGACAGACCAACAGGCTATAATGCAGCCCGACTAATGATGACTGACATGAGCGGGGATCTGAATACAAAATATGATGCTTTAAAAAACGACTTACTGGCGAGCGGGTATGTAGAAAGCGTTGCTGCGGCCTCAAGCCCGGTTACCAATATATATAGCCATATGTCACTCGATAAATGGCCAGGTAAAAGTGCCGGCGATGAAGCAGTGAATATCGCGGCTGTTTTTGTATCGGATGATTATTTTAAAACCCTGGGAATGACCCTTAAAGAAGGCCGTGATTTTACGCACAGCTGGACAGCCGATTCTACCAGTGTTATACTTAATGAAGCTGCTGTAAAAAGAATTGGTTTGAAAAATCCAATAAATCAATTAGTAAGCTGGAATGGTAGCAGTGTACCTGTACGTGTTATTGGAGTAGTAAAAGATGCCTTGATGGGCTCGCCGTTTACACCAGTTGAACCGGCCATTTTTAGTCATGGCCACGTAGCCAATAATATCATGTACCGTTTATCGTCCAATGCCAATACGCAGGAGACCATTAAAAAACTCACTAATATATTTGACTCTTATAACCCAGCTTATCCGTACATCTACCAGTTTGTTGATGAAGAATACAATCATAAATTTAATCTGGAAATACTGGTCGGTAAACTGGCAGGAATATTTGCAGGCCTAGCCATTTTAATATCATGCCTTGGTTTGTTTGGATTAGCTGCTTACGTTGCCGAACAACGAACAAAGGAAATTGGTATACGTAAAGTATTGGGGGCGTCGGTAGCTCAGGTGTGGCTGTTATTGTCAAAAGACTTTATTTTATTGGTAGGTATAAGCTGTATTATCGCATCACCGGTAGCATTTTACTTTCTACAACACTGGTTGCAAAAATATGATTATCGTATCACTATTGGCCCGGGAGTATTCGTATTATCGGCAGCAGCAGCTATTGTAATTACATTAATAACTATCAGTTTCCAGGCTATAAAAGCAGCTTTAGCTAACCCCGTAAAAAGCTTGCGCAGTGAGTAA
- a CDS encoding ABC transporter permease, which translates to MIKNYIKIAWRNLKRNKAYAFISVAGLTLGITCGILIFTLITYHLSFDNFHKNPDRVYRLYTEWHDDGIGRSQGVPQPLGKTFRNDFALAEKTARVISFHDNLISITQGNQVKKFNEENGVAFTEPDYFSILNFPLLKGDKKTILVKPGEAILTEKTARKYFGDDNPIGKVIRLDNKVNFTITGVLKDFPANTDRKQQVYVSYGNMDEYTDKRREDNWGGVFSGSEVFTLLKPSTTLTSANEAMALIVKKHYTGHDLQVWKFKLQPLSDIHFNSDLDGYADKKYLWALFFIGLFLIITACVNFVNLATAQALNRAKEIGVRKVLGSLPRQLFWQFIAETALITLVALILAVALSFIALPLINNLFHSEMTFEFSKLAVFIVLISVLVVFLSGSYPGLVLARFQPILALKSKLSQKHVGGFSLRRILVVTQFSISQVLIIGAIIIVSQLHYSQNADLGFNKDAVVLLPVPQNDKAKLSTLHNRISEVQGVEKLSYCYRPPASQSNNSTDVRFNHRADDEHWGINTKPGDENYLSTFGMKLVAGRNFFPADTTREFLVNETFVKKLNLKPQDVIGKMLSVNGRSTTAPIVGVVKDFYNYSFHTEISPICIMPDYRSYSTLAIKINMRNAQTSLAAFEKIWNETFPEELYSYQFLDDSVGKFYEMDNIQLKLVEAFAAIAILIGCLGLYGLVSFMAVRKTKEIGVRKVLGADTAHILWLFGKEFTYLLLIAFVIAAPLAWWAMHNYLQDFKYRITIGPGIFLASILSTFIIASITVGYRSVMAATANPVKSLRSE; encoded by the coding sequence ATGATCAAAAACTATATTAAAATAGCCTGGCGCAATTTAAAACGCAATAAGGCTTACGCATTTATCAGTGTTGCGGGATTAACCCTGGGCATTACCTGTGGTATTTTGATTTTTACACTCATCACTTATCATCTCAGCTTTGATAATTTTCATAAAAACCCCGACAGAGTTTACCGCTTATATACGGAATGGCATGACGATGGCATTGGCAGATCGCAGGGGGTGCCGCAACCTTTGGGAAAAACCTTTCGTAACGATTTTGCGCTGGCAGAAAAAACAGCCCGTGTCATCAGCTTTCACGACAATTTAATCAGCATTACTCAGGGTAATCAGGTTAAAAAATTTAATGAAGAAAATGGAGTTGCTTTTACTGAACCAGACTATTTTAGTATCCTGAATTTTCCGTTATTAAAAGGAGATAAAAAAACGATACTGGTAAAACCAGGTGAAGCCATACTAACGGAAAAAACCGCCCGAAAATATTTTGGTGATGATAATCCAATAGGGAAAGTTATTCGCCTGGATAATAAAGTAAATTTTACGATTACTGGAGTGTTGAAAGATTTTCCCGCCAATACCGATCGTAAACAACAGGTATATGTTTCGTATGGTAATATGGATGAATATACTGATAAGCGACGTGAAGATAATTGGGGCGGTGTTTTTAGCGGAAGCGAAGTGTTTACGCTATTAAAACCATCAACTACGTTGACCAGCGCAAATGAAGCCATGGCACTTATTGTTAAAAAGCATTATACAGGTCATGATTTACAGGTATGGAAATTTAAATTACAGCCTCTTTCAGATATACACTTCAATTCCGATCTTGATGGTTATGCCGACAAGAAATACTTATGGGCTTTATTCTTCATTGGCCTGTTCCTGATCATTACCGCATGTGTAAACTTTGTTAACCTGGCTACAGCCCAGGCATTGAATCGGGCTAAAGAAATAGGGGTAAGAAAGGTTTTAGGTAGTCTCCCTCGCCAATTATTCTGGCAGTTTATAGCCGAAACTGCTTTAATTACCCTGGTGGCTCTTATTCTGGCTGTAGCCTTATCATTTATAGCACTGCCCCTGATAAATAATTTATTTCACTCAGAAATGACATTTGAGTTTTCTAAGCTTGCTGTGTTTATTGTACTGATAAGCGTATTGGTGGTATTTTTATCCGGCTCATATCCGGGGTTAGTATTAGCCCGTTTTCAACCTATATTGGCGCTTAAAAGTAAGCTCTCACAAAAACATGTAGGAGGGTTTTCATTGCGACGCATACTTGTGGTTACACAATTCTCTATTTCACAGGTGCTGATTATAGGAGCCATAATTATTGTGTCGCAATTACATTATTCACAGAATGCCGATCTGGGTTTTAATAAAGATGCTGTTGTATTGCTACCAGTGCCTCAGAATGATAAGGCTAAGCTGAGTACTTTGCATAATCGGATTAGTGAGGTACAAGGAGTTGAGAAATTATCTTATTGTTACAGACCACCCGCTTCTCAATCAAACAACAGTACAGATGTTCGTTTCAATCACCGGGCCGATGATGAGCACTGGGGTATCAATACCAAACCAGGTGATGAGAATTATTTATCAACCTTTGGAATGAAGTTAGTTGCCGGACGTAACTTTTTTCCGGCAGACACTACACGTGAATTTTTGGTGAATGAAACCTTTGTAAAAAAGCTTAACCTTAAACCTCAGGATGTGATCGGTAAAATGCTGTCTGTAAATGGGAGATCAACTACAGCACCTATTGTAGGTGTAGTAAAAGATTTTTATAACTACTCATTCCATACTGAAATATCGCCTATTTGTATCATGCCAGATTACCGGTCATATTCTACATTAGCAATTAAGATAAATATGCGTAACGCTCAAACTTCACTGGCTGCATTTGAAAAAATATGGAACGAAACCTTCCCCGAAGAACTTTACTCGTACCAGTTTCTTGACGATAGTGTTGGCAAGTTTTACGAGATGGATAATATACAACTAAAATTAGTTGAGGCATTTGCAGCTATAGCTATATTGATAGGTTGCCTGGGTTTATACGGCCTGGTATCGTTTATGGCCGTACGCAAAACCAAAGAAATAGGAGTACGTAAGGTATTAGGCGCAGATACCGCGCACATATTATGGTTGTTTGGTAAAGAGTTTACTTATTTATTACTTATCGCTTTTGTAATTGCCGCGCCACTAGCATGGTGGGCTATGCACAATTATTTACAGGACTTTAAATATCGTATAACCATTGGGCCAGGCATTTTCCTGGCATCTATCCTGTCTACATTCATTATTGCTTCTATTACAGTAGGCTACCGTTCCGTTATGGCAGCAACGGCTAATCCGGTAAAGAGTTTACGGAGTGAATAA
- a CDS encoding porin family protein, which yields MKKTIILTLSICLFTIGMASAQVIPSFSFGVKGGLNYASFPSNGVFNNNNRAGYLAGFWARVGGLGFNFQPELYLTSKNINVSAPNEPENKAKFTSIDVPLLLGGKIGAFGLGGRFYGGPVLSFAVDKNQSFAESAGEATHLNYKSANYGFQIGAGVDIRSFSVDLRYEGGLNKIAYGDGNSHTRVNVFSLALAYKLFSL from the coding sequence ATGAAAAAAACAATTATTTTAACTTTAAGTATCTGCTTATTCACTATCGGTATGGCCTCTGCCCAGGTAATACCTAGTTTTTCATTTGGTGTAAAAGGTGGTTTAAACTATGCCTCTTTTCCTTCAAACGGAGTATTTAATAATAATAATCGTGCAGGTTATTTGGCGGGTTTTTGGGCCAGGGTAGGTGGTTTAGGGTTTAATTTTCAACCAGAACTTTATCTTACCAGCAAGAATATTAATGTAAGTGCCCCAAATGAACCTGAGAACAAAGCTAAATTTACCAGTATTGATGTACCTTTATTGTTAGGCGGCAAAATAGGTGCATTTGGCTTGGGCGGCCGTTTTTACGGCGGACCTGTACTCTCGTTTGCTGTAGATAAGAATCAAAGTTTTGCAGAATCTGCCGGTGAAGCCACACATCTAAATTATAAAAGTGCCAATTATGGTTTTCAGATTGGTGCTGGTGTTGATATCAGAAGTTTCTCGGTTGATTTACGTTACGAAGGTGGTTTAAACAAAATTGCTTACGGTGATGGTAATTCACATACACGGGTAAACGTTTTTAGCCTTGCTCTGGCTTACAAATTATTTTCGCTATAA